A genomic stretch from Lathyrus oleraceus cultivar Zhongwan6 chromosome 2, CAAS_Psat_ZW6_1.0, whole genome shotgun sequence includes:
- the LOC127122874 gene encoding uncharacterized protein LOC127122874 encodes MAKKRVPDWLNSPIWSSPSEHNRFSAAFDPPEPPSPPPVTVEEDPPLIQHRTNHNGIATSSPSSSSSSASTSSADDMSISRRAQCQAQLLAELSRKVIDMRELRRIASQGIPDFPGLRSTVWKLLLGYLPPDHALWSSELAKKRSQYKRFKQDILINPSEITRRMWDSADYDADEVKCETRCMLSRSQITHGEHPLSLGKTSIWNKFFQVLVYANFFLYLKATHFPPLCELCLCFFAPLSLS; translated from the exons ATGGCGAAGAAACGCGTTCCTGATTGGCTCAACAGTCCTATCTGGTCCTCCCCCTCCGAACACAACCGCTTTTCCGCCGCTTTTGACCCACCGGAACCTCCCTCTCCACCCCCTGTCACTGTCGAAGAAGATCCTCCTTTAATTCAACATCGTACAAATCACAATGGTATTGCCACTTCATCTccctcttcttcttcatcctctgcttCTACTTCCTCCGCCGATGACATGTCCATCTCTCGCCGGGCCCAGTGCCAGGCTCAATTGTTAGCCGAG TTATCTAGGAAGGTCATAGATATGCGGGAATTGAGGAGAATTGCTTCTCAAGGGATACCTGATTTTCCTGGTTTACGTTCTACTGTCTGGAAG CTTCTGCTAGGTTATCTACCACCTGATCATGCCCTTTGGTCCTCTGAATTGGCAAAGAAGAGGTCACAATACAAACGTTTCAAACAAGACATTCTTATCAATCCT TCAGAAATCACGAGGAGGATGTGGGACTCTGCTGATTATGATGCCGACGAAGTCAAATGTGAGACCAGGTGCATGCTTTCTAGATCACAAATCACTCACGGGGAACATCCTTTGAGTCTTGGCAAGACCAGCATTTGGAATAAGTTTTTCCAGGTACTAGTCTATGCAAACTTTTTTCTATATTTGAAAGCTACCCATTTTCCCCCTCTGTGTGAACTGTGTTTATGCTTCTTTGCACCATTGTCTTTATCATAA